CTATGAATTACGAGAAATTCTTTGAACTCCTCATGTCGGTTCACTTGCTTGCATAAGCGAATCATCTGCATCCAACTGTTTTGGCCTGTCTCAGGGGTCCTCCCCTCACGAGTATTATGCCACAGTGTACTGCACTAACTCGTATTTCTGTGATTCAGCTCTCTCAATCGACTCTCCAAGAGGAATTGTATCACCCAATACCTCCATTAGATAACCCCCAGATACTATTTCCTTTAATCAGTCCGTTTATATTCTATATACCATAGCTACAATTTTACCAGGTAATTGTCAAAAAATTCAACCCACAAACCAGCTTACATTACCGCTGATAATCCACAGCCTGCCAATTTATACACAATTGGTTACTGAGGTTATCTGAAGATTCaccagaaagaaaataCCCCAACCACAAGTAAACGATTTCCCACGACTGAAAACCGTTCATTCTCCAGACCAGCTATCCCGAAAAGAACTTTCTGGCGAGCAATTGGTCCACAACACTTTCATAATCCTCCGCGAGGCATTTTCAGTTCCCAGgaggtgtgcctccggcggccgggctccgcccggacctggttgtgctcgcttcgcgagctctCGCTCGGCCTACCGCCCCTTACTCCGCCCCCCACTCcctccgcgaagcggaggacaaccaggtccgggcggagcccggccgccggaggcacaacccccctcccccagtGAGATtacaataaattaataaaacGAGACTAATAAATTAGAAGGTTCTGGCTCTCAGCCAGTGAGGAGCCGGAAAAAGTTTAGCCGAGCTTCGTCGGCTCGCACGCCCGCGTTTGCCCGAGTCGGACCACAGCCGTGCGGACCGGATCAATCCTGACGCAGTCGGCTCGTAGGGGTTGGGGCACATGGGCCAGGTGCGGTGGTAAAAGGATCGGATCGCAGCAGCTATCGCAGTTCGTGGGTAAGGAATCAAAAGAACAATATTTTCTGAGGCCCGTTTGTTACTTCCTGTACATTTCGCTTTCTTGTATCCCAACAACCAGCGAAAAAGCGACAGTTCAAGACTTTTTTCCGTCGATTTTTGTCAATTTTTGTAAGTCTCCAGTGCAATTGAGCTTTCATTTCCCAGCCATCACCGCCGTGACCCTGGTTCTCGTGGCTATCGCGGGGTTCTCCTGTGTTTTCACGGGTTTGTCATTGTCGGCTGGtggtcgtgcctccggcggccgggctccgcccggacctggttgtgctcgcttcgcgagcggtttGGGGGCTGTGAGAGATGTTTTTTTAGGGGGTTGTGTGAAGAATTGAGGTGGTTCGCGTGAATTTTAAGGTGAATCGCGATCGCGACCGTAGCGGTCCGTCCGAGCCCAAACTGGCGATTTTAAGTCAGTTTCAACTCGGTTTCAACACGATTTCAAATCAATCTCCCTCCAATATCCAATCCTGAATCACCCTCAAACCGCATCCAAGAACCccacgccgctcgcgaagcgagcacaaccaggtccgggcggagcccggccgccggaggcagcacccctccccccaaGTCCAGTACTAACACCCCCAGACACAGATGTTTAACGCTACAGTTCGTCGGGCAGTGGCCCGGGCTGGCCGTCCCGTGGCTGTGCCTAAGAGAAACCTCTCATTACACGAGTACCGTTCGGCCCAGATTTTGAAGGATTACGGCATTGCTGTTCCTAGAGGAGCAGCCTCGACTACTGCCGAGGGTGCTGAGAAGATTGCTAAGGATTTGGGTCTTGAGGATATGGTTATTAAGGCTCAGGttcttgctggtggtagAGGTAAAGGTACTTTCGACAGTGGTTTAAAGGGAGGTGTCAAGttgatttcttctccttATGAGGCCAAGATGTATGCTGAGCAGATGCTCGGTCACAAGCTTATTACCAAGCaaactggtgctgctggtaaagAAGTCACTGCTGTTTATGTCGTTGAACGTGAGTTTGTTCGTAGAGAAGCTTATCTCGCTGTTCTTATGGACAGAGCTACTCAAGGACCTGTTATTGTCGCCTCTTCTCAAGGTGGTATGGATATTGAGGGTGTTGCTAAGGAGACTCCTGATGCTATTCATTCCTTCAAGGTCGATATCCACGAGGGAGTTACTGACGAATTGGCTTTAAAGGTTGCTAATTCGCTTGGATTCTCTGCCAAGGCTGTTCctgaggctgctgagacTGTTAAGAAGCTTTATAAGGTGTTCAAGGAGAAGGATGCCACTCAAATCGAGATCAACCCTCTTTCCGAGACTGTTGAGAACAAGGTTTTGGCTATGGATGCCAAGCTTGGTTTTGATGACAATGCCTCTTTCCGTCAAGAGGAGGTTTGGGGATGGAGAGATTTCACTCAAGAAGATCCTGATGAGGTCGAGGCTTCGAAGTCTAACTTGAACTTTATCAAGCTCGATGGTAACATTGGATGTCTTGTTAATGGTGCTGGTCTTGCTATGGCCACTATGGATATTATCAAGCTCTATGGAGGAGACCCAGCTAACTTTTTGGActgtggtggtggtgctactgCCAAGGCTATTGAGAAGGCTTTCGAGCTCATTACCTCTGAGTCTAAGGTCACTGCtatcttcgtcaacatTTTCGGTGGTATCGTGAGATGTGACAACATCGCCAAGGGTCTGATTGCCACCACCCAGAACATGAGTCTCAACATCCCCATCGTGGTCCGTCTGCAAGGAACCAACCTCGAGGAGGCCCAACGTCTGATCTCCGAGTCCGGTCTCAAGATCTTCTCGTTCACCGACCTCGACGAGGCTGCTCAAAAGGTCTGTCAACTGTCCAAGGTCGTCCAAATGGCCCGTGACATCGACGTCAACGTCTCCTTTGAACTCCCCTTGTAATTAATTACcttttataaataaatttttcTTACTTTCGGGTGGGGGtggatgcctccggcggctggggctgcgccccagaccccccagctcctctcgcttcgctcgagtcgggcgtcggggtgCCATGAGGTTGAAGGAGGCAGGGTCTGATCCAGGGTCCTGTTCCTAACCCAGTGAAAAATGCCGATCCTGCTTCACGGCTTTGCGAGATGTCGCATTTCAGACATATTTCGACATCAAAAGACTGATCTAAGAGTAAAGAAGCTGTAAAGAAACCGCGGAATGGTGTACTACTTTGAGTCTACGGGCGTGTCGGGCGAGGTCGACCCCCCTGTGCAGCTTTTTATGGGCAAACACAAGGAAGAGAGTGAGTACGCCCGAGCCATGAACCACATCAGCCAGTCACTAACAAATCGCAGATGAGGATCTGATCAAATACGGTCTTGACAACGATGTCTGGTAAGTCCTACTCCAGCACACACATCCCTCCCCTCGGCCCACgcaaaatctcctgcgaagcaggagcaaccagggtctggggcggagccccagccgccggaggcactaCCCCCCACTAACACACCAGGTTCCACGTCGACAACCTCAGTTCGGCACACGTGTACTTGAGACTGCCCGAGGACTGGGAATGGGACCAGATCCCGGACGAGATTTTGAACGACTGTGCGCAGTTGACGAAAGCGAACTCGATTCAGGGCAATAAAAAGGATAATATCACTGTTATTTATACTCCATGGAAGAATCTGCACAAAACAGGGGCCATGGCAGTGGGCCAAGTCGGGTTCAAGAAAGACAAACAGGTGAAAAAAGTGCATGTTGAGACCCGGGTCAACGCTATTATTAATCGTTTGAACAAAACGAAAACAGAGTCGTTTCCCGATCTCCAGAAAGAACGGGCCGATTACGATAAAGAACAGGCACGAACCGAGGTCGAACGACGACAACAGCGATTAAAGAAAGAAGCCAAATTGGCCCGtgaaagaaaagagctTGCTCACCAGAAAAAGCACGCCTATGACAGCATGTTCGACGAGGAACAGGTGCGCCACTCGTCGAACCAGTTCCGACCCGACGACTGGGAAGACGATTTCATGTAACTCTATAACTTATTTGTTCCTTTTTACGGGAAgaggtgtgcctccggcggctggggctccgccccagaccctggttgctcctgcttcgcaggagactgggACCGTTgagcaacgactcgagcgcagcgagaggagcaaccagggtctggggcggagccccagccgccggaggcagacctcgaggcagacccccacaCCGGGATAAATGACAGGTTGGATTGGTGTATAcgataaatatatcaatcGCTTAAATACGGGCAGGGAAGTTGCCGGCAGCTCTTTGGTCGTCCCAGGACTCGGTCATGAAGGTGGGGCACAACGAGCTGTAGGCACGGTAGAAGACTTGACAGGGAGCGAAGTCCTCACCCTTGGCCTTGATGCACTTGTGGTAGTCCACATAGTTTTGCCAACAGTGCTTGGTCTGGTTCTGTTGGGGGAACCTGCTCGAGTTAGTACGATGCTGGGACTCTGGTATGGGGCTATACAGATGGAATCGAGTATTCTTTGACCAGACAGTTTGTTAAAAGTTTGAAGAATGTTGATTCAGAGGAGttttctgttgatatcacatgttggtggtggttgcagctgctgacgaGGTATGTTGAACGTGTATTTCAGAGTAGTATTATTGTGGTCGACTTATGTCGTAAGTTTATCGATTGTGGTTAATGAGTTTGCAGGTCgtgtatatttattggcCGGGTGGTGTTTAATCGAGAAGTAGGTGGCCTGTCGTATAATAGTGTTTGAATTGTCGCTCGGAGTATCAATCGTAAGAGTAGTCGAGATATAGGCTGTAATATCGCTGGTATTATCGTCGTAAAAACCCGTCATACACTTGTGTGTTGAATAGTCTATAGGATAAGTTGTAGCATTGTTCGTATTATTCTAGGTACTATTACTGTTCACTCAGggttgattttggtttacTGATACTTGGTCGTGATCGTGATCGGGTGACTACTACTGTCGTCGAATTTACTCAATTCCCTGTATAACCTTGTAACAATGACTtttaaaacaaataatcTTTGATTTGATGCCTTCTCAATCAAGAGATCTGACATTGgctcttcaacaacttACAGAGGGTTGCCTTGGACTGGTATCGTTAGTATCTAGCTTCAGTCAAAACTTCGTGAGATAACAATATCTATAACCGTTCTCCTTTCACGAGAAAATCCTATTCAAAGGATTCATATCTCAGCCATAGTTCACTATTGGCAACCATACATCCGTACGATTCCAATATCGATATTGACAAGCGCGACACCTCACGACAGAACCATCAATCAATGGCCACGCTATCAACCGAGGAATTCGACAGGTTATCACACAATACACTTCCAGAATAACTTACCAGTCTTTAAAGGAGTCTCCTTGATTTCTTCGGACATCTTTATGGTTGATATTCGGTAAGGTGTATATCTCTGTGTACTAATGCGTGAACCAAGATCGCTATATAATACGGTGAAATTTCATACCTGCAATGTGATTGGCCCACTGTCCCACATCACACCACTCAAAATTTCGTCTCTCTAAATTCAGCCGTGACCTCAGgcacaaaaaatatttcagccG
The Sugiyamaella lignohabitans strain CBS 10342 chromosome A, complete sequence genome window above contains:
- the LSC2 gene encoding succinate--CoA ligase (GDP-forming) subunit beta (Beta subunit of succinyl-CoA ligase; succinyl-CoA ligase is a mitochondrial enzyme of the TCA cycle that catalyzes the nucleotide-dependent conversion of succinyl-CoA to succinate; GO_component: GO:0005739 - mitochondrion [Evidence IEA,IEA]; GO_component: GO:0005739 - mitochondrion [Evidence IDA] [PMID 14576278]; GO_component: GO:0005739 - mitochondrion [Evidence IDA] [PMID 16823961]; GO_component: GO:0005739 - mitochondrion [Evidence IDA] [PMID 9874242]; GO_function: GO:0005524 - ATP binding [Evidence IEA,IEA]; GO_function: GO:0003824 - catalytic activity [Evidence IEA]; GO_function: GO:0016874 - ligase activity [Evidence IEA]; GO_function: GO:0000166 - nucleotide binding [Evidence IEA]; GO_function: GO:0004775 - succinate-CoA ligase (ADP-forming) activity [Evidence IEA]; GO_function: GO:0004775 - succinate-CoA ligase (ADP-forming) activity [Evidence IDA,IMP,ISS] [PMID 9874242]; GO_process: GO:0008152 - metabolic process [Evidence IEA]; GO_process: GO:0006104 - succinyl-CoA metabolic process [Evidence TAS] [PMID 9175438]; GO_process: GO:0006104 - succinyl-CoA metabolic process [Evidence IDA] [PMID 9874242]; GO_process: GO:0006099 - tricarboxylic acid cycle [Evidence IEA,IEA]; GO_process: GO:0006099 - tricarboxylic acid cycle [Evidence TAS] [PMID 9175438]); translated protein: MFNATVRRAVARAGRPVAVPKRNLSLHEYRSAQILKDYGIAVPRGAASTTAEGAEKIAKDLGLEDMVIKAQVLAGGRGKGTFDSGLKGGVKLISSPYEAKMYAEQMLGHKLITKQTGAAGKEVTAVYVVEREFVRREAYLAVLMDRATQGPVIVASSQGGMDIEGVAKETPDAIHSFKVDIHEGVTDELALKVANSLGFSAKAVPEAAETVKKLYKVFKEKDATQIEINPLSETVENKVLAMDAKLGFDDNASFRQEEVWGWRDFTQEDPDEVEASKSNLNFIKLDGNIGCLVNGAGLAMATMDIIKLYGGDPANFLDCGGGATAKAIEKAFELITSESKVTAIFVNIFGGIVRCDNIAKGLIATTQNMSLNIPIVVRLQGTNLEEAQRLISESGLKIFSFTDLDEAAQKVCQLSKVVQMARDIDVNVSFELPL